In Clostridia bacterium, a single genomic region encodes these proteins:
- a CDS encoding acylneuraminate cytidylyltransferase family protein, whose protein sequence is MYQGRSVLGLIPARAGSKGLPGKNLRRLAGKPLIVHTIEAALGSGVLDYLLVSTDSSEIASVAAAAGAAVPFLRPAHLATDEAKGIAVVHHAMAWCESAGMRFSWVMVLQPTSPLRSPEDIRNACSLMVERQAEAVVSVCEVDHHPWLSNTLPEDGCMDGFLRPEVRSANRQELPKYYRLNGAIYLADWGFIRSREHWYGPRTYAYVMPKERSVDIDDAVDFALAEVLAARLSVGIEA, encoded by the coding sequence TTGTATCAGGGAAGGTCGGTGCTGGGGTTGATACCGGCCCGGGCCGGGTCGAAGGGTTTGCCGGGCAAGAATCTGCGGCGGCTGGCCGGCAAGCCGCTGATTGTTCATACCATCGAGGCCGCCCTCGGCAGCGGGGTGTTGGACTACCTACTGGTGTCTACCGATAGCAGCGAGATCGCGAGCGTCGCCGCGGCGGCCGGCGCTGCGGTTCCCTTCTTGCGCCCCGCTCACCTGGCCACCGACGAGGCCAAAGGCATAGCCGTCGTGCATCACGCCATGGCCTGGTGCGAGTCCGCCGGTATGCGCTTCTCCTGGGTAATGGTTCTTCAGCCTACCAGTCCTCTGCGCAGCCCGGAAGACATCAGGAACGCGTGCTCGCTAATGGTCGAGCGGCAGGCCGAGGCCGTGGTTTCGGTATGCGAGGTCGATCACCACCCCTGGCTGAGCAACACCCTGCCCGAGGACGGGTGCATGGACGGTTTCCTGCGGCCGGAGGTGCGGAGCGCCAACCGCCAGGAGCTGCCGAAGTACTACCGCCTTAACGGCGCGATCTACCTGGCGGACTGGGGCTTCATCCGCAGCCGCGAGCACTGGTACGGACCGCGCACCTATGCCTACGTGATGCCGAAGGAGAGATCGGTTGACATTGATGATGCCGTTGATTTCGCCTTGGCAGAGGTGCTGGCGGCGCGTCTGAGCGTCGGGATCGAGGCATAG
- a CDS encoding nucleotidyltransferase domain-containing protein, giving the protein MEKRRPQSTIMPPDGDLAWAAIRREWARRAAIKKRAEEERRALALQKAKAVASHLKRHYGAGQVYLYGSLVWGRHFTVQSDIDLLVEGFPKGSNFWRSLVEAEELAAPFAVSLVPAEDASPSLLARATREGLRL; this is encoded by the coding sequence TTGGAGAAAAGGCGGCCGCAGAGCACTATTATGCCGCCGGACGGAGACCTCGCCTGGGCAGCCATCCGCCGGGAGTGGGCCCGACGAGCCGCGATCAAGAAGCGAGCTGAAGAGGAAAGGCGCGCTCTGGCCCTACAAAAGGCCAAGGCGGTAGCCTCCCACCTCAAGAGACATTACGGCGCCGGGCAGGTGTACCTCTACGGCTCCCTGGTTTGGGGCAGGCATTTCACCGTTCAGTCCGATATAGACCTTCTGGTGGAGGGCTTTCCTAAGGGAAGTAACTTCTGGCGGTCCCTGGTAGAGGCGGAGGAGCTGGCGGCGCCTTTCGCCGTCAGCCTGGTTCCGGCAGAAGACGCCTCGCCCTCGCTGTTGGCCCGCGCCACCCGGGAGGGGCTGCGTCTATGA
- a CDS encoding type II toxin-antitoxin system RelE/ParE family toxin, translated as MAEWQVVILRPARRYLEKLPRKEQERILNALQKLQENPWQVPVKPLKGRPEWSLRAGDRRVLIMVDREQRWFVVTAIGPRGDVYWARAAKPSIRPRKSHRNC; from the coding sequence GTGGCTGAGTGGCAGGTGGTCATCCTCCGGCCGGCCCGGCGCTACCTGGAGAAACTGCCCCGAAAGGAGCAGGAGCGGATACTGAATGCTCTCCAGAAGCTTCAGGAAAACCCGTGGCAGGTGCCGGTCAAGCCTCTCAAGGGCCGACCGGAATGGAGTCTGCGGGCAGGAGACCGGAGGGTGCTGATTATGGTGGATAGGGAGCAAAGGTGGTTTGTTGTCACCGCCATAGGGCCGAGGGGAGATGTCTATTGGGCAAGAGCCGCTAAGCCGTCTATCCGGCCAAGGAAGAGCCACCGAAACTGTTAG
- the neuC gene encoding UDP-N-acetylglucosamine 2-epimerase translates to MQRVLAVTGIRSEYFLMEPLLDELVASARFDLWIVATGAHLSHRYGYTVEIIERRFGSVERILSLFDNDEPLGRVKGLGLIVMELAEAVRRHDPDILLTLGDREEALATAIVGNYMNVPVVHLGGGDRVLGNVDDHVRHSVTKLAHIHCAFTKRSGQRIIQMGEEPWRVHVTGSPGLDGIRKEPWLSLQEIEDALGIHLGDRFVVLIQHPISSEYQQAANQMDITLRAICSLRVPTVVVYPNSDAGTRKMIETIDLYAQANDFIHPFPNLPRNVFVNLLRHATCLIGNSSAGIHEAPYLRLPVVNIGNRQSEREHSTNVVYVPFDVTSITATVSRLLCDEHYRQQLSDCLSPYGDGYAVPRILAVLDGVTRNSRVLYKDFVDLMVPGPRDEVVDSFEQ, encoded by the coding sequence GTGCAGAGGGTCCTGGCGGTAACAGGAATCCGCTCTGAGTATTTTCTAATGGAGCCGTTGCTGGACGAACTAGTGGCAAGCGCACGCTTTGACCTATGGATTGTGGCAACTGGCGCGCACTTAAGTCACCGTTATGGATATACTGTTGAGATTATTGAACGGCGGTTCGGCTCGGTGGAGAGGATACTCTCCTTGTTTGATAACGACGAGCCGCTTGGCAGGGTTAAAGGGCTGGGCCTTATCGTAATGGAACTCGCAGAGGCGGTCAGACGGCACGACCCCGATATCCTCCTCACCTTGGGCGACCGCGAGGAGGCGCTGGCGACAGCGATAGTGGGCAATTACATGAATGTCCCGGTTGTGCACTTGGGCGGAGGGGATCGGGTACTCGGTAATGTAGACGATCATGTTAGGCATTCGGTTACAAAGCTCGCTCATATACACTGCGCGTTTACCAAACGCAGCGGCCAGAGGATTATTCAGATGGGCGAGGAGCCATGGCGAGTGCATGTGACTGGTTCCCCTGGTCTTGACGGGATTCGTAAGGAGCCGTGGCTCAGTTTGCAGGAGATAGAGGACGCGCTTGGTATTCACCTGGGTGACAGGTTCGTTGTGCTAATTCAACACCCCATATCTTCAGAATACCAGCAAGCGGCAAACCAGATGGATATCACTCTGCGGGCAATATGTTCGCTGCGGGTACCCACAGTGGTTGTTTACCCGAATTCGGATGCGGGTACTAGAAAGATGATCGAGACAATAGACTTATATGCTCAAGCCAACGATTTTATTCACCCCTTTCCTAATCTGCCCCGGAACGTATTCGTTAATCTGCTTAGGCATGCTACGTGCCTGATTGGCAATTCGAGTGCCGGTATTCACGAGGCTCCCTACTTGAGACTTCCCGTGGTAAACATCGGGAATAGGCAGTCCGAGCGCGAACATTCCACCAACGTAGTGTACGTCCCCTTCGACGTCACCTCGATAACTGCCACTGTTAGTCGGCTCTTGTGCGACGAGCATTACCGCCAGCAGCTTTCTGATTGTCTTTCGCCTTACGGCGATGGCTACGCAGTGCCCCGCATACTCGCGGTGCTGGATGGCGTTACGAGGAATAGCCGGGTTCTGTATAAAGACTTCGTTGACCTGATGGTACCAGGTCCGCGAGACGAAGTCGTTGACAGTTTCGAACAGTAG
- a CDS encoding ATP-grasp domain-containing protein yields MRRVRVLLTATGGLAGYSHYNLLARMKSYSADVIPADVSTDFNYNQFLRRRVHLLPRGEDPAFIAQLLLLCLQERVDVVFPCSSTEVVPLSRAAASFAASGIKVAVSDNAELLSIAIDKVATYDTLMKIKGMSSFIPTYKAFVGREGLRQAAEALGYPERDVVFKPRYSQGGRGLIIVSAHPDVFLNSRGPGALRLEWLRDLIDDGSRQGFLMEYLPGEEYSVDVLADRGEVKIVVPRQRLTVVDGKCAYTKVVRHDELVDCTRKIVGAFHLSYIANLQFKEDLYGLPKLLEVNPRVPAGLAMDLASGVNMFEEALNLIYLGEVTQRPERWDVPCGRFFRELYQDENNGGNGR; encoded by the coding sequence GTGCGCAGGGTTAGAGTTCTACTGACGGCTACAGGCGGCTTGGCCGGGTACTCCCATTACAACCTGCTGGCACGTATGAAGTCATATAGCGCCGACGTGATCCCCGCGGATGTAAGCACCGATTTCAACTACAACCAGTTTCTACGCAGGCGGGTGCACCTGCTGCCCCGAGGAGAGGATCCCGCGTTCATTGCTCAGCTGTTATTACTGTGCTTGCAGGAACGCGTGGATGTCGTCTTTCCTTGTAGCTCCACTGAGGTGGTTCCCTTGAGCCGAGCCGCAGCCTCGTTTGCTGCCTCAGGGATAAAGGTAGCCGTTTCCGACAACGCCGAACTTCTTTCGATCGCGATTGACAAAGTGGCCACATACGATACCTTGATGAAGATTAAAGGCATGTCCTCCTTCATCCCCACCTACAAGGCGTTTGTCGGTAGGGAAGGCTTGCGCCAGGCTGCGGAAGCACTTGGCTATCCGGAGCGCGATGTTGTATTCAAGCCAAGGTACTCTCAAGGCGGGCGGGGATTAATCATAGTCTCCGCCCACCCTGACGTTTTTCTGAACTCGAGAGGCCCCGGTGCCCTTAGGCTGGAGTGGCTGCGAGATCTAATAGACGACGGATCTAGACAGGGATTTCTGATGGAGTACCTCCCTGGGGAAGAGTATAGTGTTGATGTCCTGGCTGACCGAGGGGAGGTTAAGATTGTAGTGCCGCGTCAGCGTCTCACGGTTGTTGATGGCAAGTGTGCGTACACCAAGGTAGTCAGGCACGACGAGCTAGTCGATTGCACGCGGAAGATCGTCGGTGCTTTTCACCTGTCGTACATTGCTAATCTGCAATTTAAGGAGGATCTGTATGGGCTACCGAAGCTGCTGGAGGTGAATCCGAGGGTACCGGCGGGTCTTGCAATGGATCTTGCGAGCGGAGTTAACATGTTCGAGGAAGCCCTTAACCTTATTTATTTGGGCGAAGTGACACAGAGGCCGGAACGGTGGGATGTACCATGCGGCCGATTCTTCCGGGAGCTTTATCAGGATGAAAACAACGGTGGGAACGGGCGATAG
- the neuB gene encoding N-acetylneuraminate synthase, which yields MWNRVFIIAEAGVNHNGDPELARRLVDAAVYAGADAVKFQAFRAEEVATAAAERAAYQRANEPERDESQLEMIRRVELGHEELKKVFDYCREKGITFISSAFDLESVDFLCDLGVPYLKVPSGEITNYPYLRHVAGKGRPVILSTGMATLGEVEGAVNLLRSGGCGDIVLLHCTTNYPTPPQEVNLRAIETMRRAFGLPVGYSDHTPGPAAAVAAIALGAVAIEKHLTLDRNLPGPDHRASLEPEEFRTMVRYIREVEVCLGDGLKRPTAGELAIMPAARRSLVARRDIAAGEVITEQCLAVKRPGTGISPVYWDLVVGRRARVDIPAGTVLTWDMV from the coding sequence ATGTGGAATAGGGTGTTCATAATCGCCGAAGCGGGCGTAAACCACAACGGCGACCCGGAGCTGGCCAGGCGGCTGGTGGACGCCGCCGTCTATGCCGGCGCGGACGCGGTGAAGTTTCAGGCCTTCAGGGCGGAAGAGGTGGCCACGGCGGCCGCCGAGCGGGCGGCCTACCAGCGAGCCAACGAGCCGGAGAGGGACGAAAGCCAGCTGGAGATGATCAGGCGCGTCGAACTGGGCCATGAGGAGCTCAAAAAAGTCTTCGATTACTGCCGGGAGAAGGGCATCACCTTCATTTCTTCGGCCTTTGACCTGGAGAGCGTGGACTTTCTGTGTGATTTGGGAGTGCCCTATCTCAAGGTACCGTCCGGTGAGATAACCAACTATCCGTACCTGCGCCATGTGGCCGGGAAAGGCCGGCCGGTAATCCTTTCTACCGGCATGGCCACCTTGGGAGAAGTAGAGGGCGCGGTTAACCTGCTGCGCTCTGGGGGCTGCGGCGACATCGTGCTCCTCCACTGCACCACCAATTACCCCACGCCTCCTCAGGAGGTCAATCTGCGGGCCATAGAGACCATGCGCCGCGCCTTCGGCCTTCCGGTAGGCTACTCCGACCACACCCCGGGCCCCGCGGCGGCGGTGGCGGCAATAGCCTTGGGTGCCGTGGCGATTGAGAAGCACCTTACCTTGGACCGGAACCTGCCCGGCCCGGATCACCGGGCCTCGCTGGAGCCGGAAGAATTCAGGACCATGGTGAGGTACATAAGGGAAGTCGAGGTCTGCCTGGGCGACGGCCTAAAGCGGCCTACCGCAGGCGAGCTGGCCATAATGCCGGCCGCTCGTCGCAGCTTGGTCGCCAGGCGGGACATCGCCGCCGGAGAGGTCATCACCGAGCAGTGCCTGGCGGTGAAGCGCCCGGGTACGGGCATTTCGCCGGTCTACTGGGATCTGGTGGTGGGTCGCCGGGCGCGGGTTGACATTCCGGCCGGCACGGTCCTGACCTGGGACATGGTGTAG
- a CDS encoding type II toxin-antitoxin system VapC family toxin has product MSTKDLVVDASVILAACFPDEKAPQALRLMEDYATGRVDLWAPRLLALEFINACLVARRRSRIGDPLLDNLVDHFLALEIRWVGVEKNARQVLALAKEYGLTSYDAAYVAAAKILGCRMVTGDRGLYNAVRNGLPFVVPLERYGEEWR; this is encoded by the coding sequence ATGAGCACTAAAGACTTGGTAGTAGACGCCAGCGTGATCCTGGCCGCCTGCTTCCCCGACGAAAAGGCTCCCCAGGCCTTGCGGCTGATGGAAGACTACGCCACCGGCAGGGTGGACCTCTGGGCGCCGAGGCTGCTGGCTCTGGAGTTTATCAACGCCTGCCTGGTCGCCAGAAGACGAAGCCGCATCGGTGACCCCCTCCTCGACAACCTGGTTGACCACTTCCTCGCCCTGGAAATCCGTTGGGTCGGCGTGGAAAAGAACGCCCGGCAGGTGCTTGCGCTCGCGAAGGAGTACGGCCTTACGTCCTACGACGCCGCCTACGTGGCCGCGGCGAAAATCCTGGGGTGCAGGATGGTCACCGGCGACCGCGGGCTCTACAACGCCGTGAGAAACGGCCTCCCGTTTGTCGTGCCTCTGGAACGTTACGGCGAAGAATGGAGGTAG
- a CDS encoding PIG-L family deacetylase, translating to MLVIAPHPDDETLGAGGTLLRHIAAGDKVYWCIVTLALEDSSQHFRSTRMATVEQVSKAYGFADRFLLDYPAGSLDMVPMRGIVDDLVAIILKSEPDIVYCVSDADVNTDHDIVHRCAMVALKPAYVPSVKEVLLYEVPSSTNWAFPNKAARFEPDVYVNIEEVLEPKLRILSLFGPEVKEFPHPRSLQVVKSLAAYRGSSVNMAYAEAFQQVRRVIR from the coding sequence GTGCTGGTTATCGCCCCTCATCCTGACGATGAGACGCTGGGAGCAGGTGGGACGCTGTTGAGACATATTGCTGCCGGTGACAAGGTCTACTGGTGCATCGTCACACTTGCCCTTGAGGATTCGTCCCAGCATTTTCGAAGTACAAGAATGGCTACGGTTGAGCAAGTCAGTAAGGCGTATGGCTTCGCTGACCGTTTCCTGCTTGACTATCCGGCCGGCAGTCTGGACATGGTTCCTATGCGCGGGATTGTGGACGACCTAGTGGCCATAATCCTGAAGTCCGAACCTGATATCGTTTACTGCGTTAGCGATGCCGATGTTAACACGGACCATGATATCGTTCACCGGTGCGCTATGGTTGCCTTAAAACCGGCTTACGTGCCTTCCGTCAAGGAAGTACTTCTATATGAGGTTCCCTCCAGCACCAATTGGGCCTTCCCGAATAAGGCGGCAAGGTTTGAACCGGATGTCTACGTTAACATAGAAGAAGTCCTGGAGCCTAAGCTTCGTATCTTGAGCCTCTTTGGCCCCGAGGTGAAGGAGTTTCCTCACCCGCGTAGTCTGCAGGTCGTGAAAAGTTTGGCGGCCTATCGGGGTTCTTCGGTTAACATGGCCTATGCTGAGGCCTTCCAGCAGGTACGGCGGGTGATCAGGTAA
- a CDS encoding nucleotidyltransferase family protein, with the protein MGFREDKLQEVMAEPAEPLARVLPRMDAAGLQVMLVVDARRRLLGIVTDGDVRRALLRGETLNAPVSRIMHPQPKVLPVGTPLQAAREMMLAYSIRHVPLVDEEDRVVDLLLWVDLFGLKRPARPEPVVIMAGGKGARLDPFTKILPKPMLPLGDKPIVEVIMDRLYDQGFDRFILTLGYKAEVVRLYFAEGNGRPYQVEFVQEADPLGTAGALGLVRQKLEGTFVVTNCDVILEMDYSSLLRYHADRRHQVTVVGSLRDFTVPYGVLQIEGEELSGIEEKPSFHFLVNAGVYVLEPAALELVTPGVPLDMPELILRAKHHGLKVGVFPHHGRWFDVGQWEEYRQTLKALDFSG; encoded by the coding sequence GTGGGTTTCAGGGAGGACAAGCTTCAGGAAGTCATGGCCGAACCCGCCGAGCCTCTCGCCAGGGTGCTCCCGCGCATGGATGCCGCCGGTCTTCAGGTAATGCTGGTAGTAGACGCCCGGCGGCGCCTTCTGGGGATCGTGACCGACGGTGACGTGAGGCGGGCCCTGCTGAGAGGCGAGACCCTCAACGCCCCGGTAAGCAGGATCATGCATCCGCAGCCCAAGGTGCTGCCGGTAGGAACTCCTCTCCAGGCCGCCCGGGAAATGATGCTGGCCTACAGCATCCGCCACGTTCCCTTGGTGGATGAAGAAGACCGCGTGGTGGATCTCCTGCTTTGGGTCGATCTCTTCGGCCTGAAGCGCCCGGCCCGCCCGGAGCCGGTAGTCATCATGGCGGGCGGGAAGGGGGCGCGGCTTGACCCGTTTACCAAGATACTTCCCAAGCCCATGCTGCCTCTGGGAGACAAGCCCATCGTCGAGGTGATCATGGACAGGCTCTACGACCAGGGCTTCGATCGCTTCATCCTCACCCTCGGTTATAAGGCCGAGGTGGTGAGGCTTTATTTCGCCGAGGGTAACGGCAGGCCGTATCAGGTGGAGTTCGTACAGGAGGCCGATCCCCTCGGGACGGCGGGAGCCTTGGGGCTTGTCCGCCAGAAACTAGAGGGCACCTTTGTGGTCACCAACTGTGACGTTATTCTGGAAATGGATTATTCCAGCCTGCTGCGCTATCACGCCGACCGTCGGCACCAGGTAACCGTGGTCGGCTCGCTCCGCGACTTCACGGTTCCCTACGGTGTCCTGCAGATCGAGGGTGAGGAGCTTTCCGGCATTGAGGAGAAGCCCAGCTTTCACTTCCTGGTAAACGCGGGCGTCTACGTGCTGGAACCGGCGGCGCTGGAGCTGGTTACACCGGGTGTGCCGCTGGACATGCCGGAGCTGATCCTGCGGGCCAAGCACCACGGTCTTAAGGTCGGCGTGTTCCCCCATCACGGGCGCTGGTTTGACGTGGGCCAGTGGGAGGAGTATCGCCAAACCTTGAAGGCATTGGACTTTTCTGGGTAG
- a CDS encoding type II toxin-antitoxin system Phd/YefM family antitoxin has product MTISVSQAKARFLELVRRAENNEGAIVEKKGVPVAAVVPYREYARMRRIQSYLALRRLRRIAAGTGLTAEEIYRESRRELETRGTHEH; this is encoded by the coding sequence ATGACCATAAGCGTAAGCCAGGCGAAAGCGAGGTTTCTGGAGCTTGTCCGGCGCGCCGAGAATAACGAGGGTGCCATCGTCGAAAAGAAGGGTGTCCCGGTGGCCGCCGTTGTTCCTTACAGGGAATACGCCAGAATGAGGCGAATCCAGAGCTACCTGGCCCTGCGCAGGCTCCGTCGGATCGCCGCGGGCACGGGGCTGACGGCGGAGGAAATCTACCGGGAGTCCCGGCGCGAGCTTGAAACCAGAGGCACCCATGAGCACTAA
- a CDS encoding DUF5615 family PIN-like protein, protein MRFLVDVWAGTKLAIWLRELGHDVAEVRSRNPQMGDDEVLQWAAEEKRVVVTVDKDFGQIAAHGVRIGVVRLPDASEATTAACQEFPQAGK, encoded by the coding sequence TTGAGGTTCCTCGTGGATGTTTGGGCGGGTACAAAGCTCGCGATATGGCTCCGGGAGTTGGGCCACGATGTGGCGGAGGTTAGGAGCCGCAACCCCCAGATGGGAGACGATGAAGTCCTGCAGTGGGCGGCAGAGGAGAAGCGCGTGGTTGTGACGGTAGACAAGGACTTTGGCCAAATAGCGGCACATGGGGTCCGGATCGGTGTTGTTCGATTGCCGGACGCGTCGGAGGCAACAACGGCGGCTTGCCAGGAGTTTCCGCAAGCGGGTAAATGA
- a CDS encoding nucleotidyltransferase domain-containing protein — MEYPDVEAYAEAWKRRLAEEEARGRELAARAEETARRVASTLVERYGAAEVWLFGSLARGRFRPGSDIDLAARRLPAREYFRILSEINADQEFDLDLIDLDACPPWLAEAVRQQGRLLARRDQPEGEPRREGP; from the coding sequence GTGGAGTACCCAGACGTGGAAGCCTACGCCGAGGCGTGGAAGAGGCGCCTGGCCGAAGAGGAGGCCCGGGGACGGGAACTCGCCGCCCGGGCGGAGGAAACCGCCAGGCGCGTGGCCTCGACCCTGGTGGAGCGGTACGGGGCCGCCGAGGTTTGGCTGTTCGGCTCCCTGGCCCGGGGCCGCTTCCGGCCCGGCTCGGACATAGACCTTGCGGCCCGGCGCCTGCCTGCCCGGGAGTACTTCCGCATCCTCTCGGAGATAAACGCGGACCAGGAATTCGACCTGGACTTAATCGACCTCGACGCCTGCCCGCCCTGGCTGGCCGAGGCGGTGCGTCAGCAGGGCCGGCTCCTGGCCCGCCGTGACCAACCGGAAGGAGAGCCGCGCCGTGAAGGCCCGTAG
- a CDS encoding class I SAM-dependent methyltransferase encodes MSEYKLFIIANPDEPNWRGITTPFWNQYRVGAQVEILIRRLLEARLPQAQVIVSLPYDYHDRRISELVAKYGIHVQKGPPDTEERERTIARQLAPHQAALFHRVEHPLVDRVLLQRLVAELSSSVTSEVVLSGFIPGMAPYRVLTSQHGERRQVELDQLDRWRFGAEVSDVEKVRCFAWLVETLRENVFSIGPEELGTFLRSNRYQALYFGLPLEVVFVERCDNCGQALEPGPCSDTLAMNSFVPQDVPYYWVCPHCGLVHLNPRPEESSIAALYNVDYALYRGNRSNLVNRWDWQELVDSLTERSGTLLDVGGGTGELRAFIPSGWRYGLCEINSSAAELARANGATFVHVGDLGALPHSARWDVIAMMQVIEHLPFSTFMSYIAAAKRLLRRNGRLYLSTPNAGSALTRTFGLSYAGMPYHLYLYTETSLRTIINQRFTNASLTVELGNAVGLPGWVSHWQGAALSQSLRRLAGQREWVLAQHDDCLFATLKF; translated from the coding sequence GTGAGCGAGTATAAGCTGTTTATCATCGCAAATCCAGATGAGCCCAACTGGCGTGGTATAACTACGCCTTTCTGGAACCAATACCGAGTGGGTGCCCAAGTTGAAATCTTGATCCGGAGGCTTCTTGAGGCGCGCTTGCCGCAGGCGCAGGTTATAGTGTCCCTCCCTTACGACTATCACGATCGGCGCATAAGCGAGTTGGTGGCAAAGTACGGGATACACGTGCAGAAAGGGCCACCCGATACCGAGGAGCGCGAAAGAACAATTGCCCGGCAACTGGCGCCACATCAGGCTGCCTTGTTTCACAGGGTAGAGCACCCATTGGTCGATCGGGTACTCCTTCAGCGTCTGGTGGCGGAACTCTCTTCTTCCGTTACTAGCGAAGTAGTTCTAAGCGGCTTTATACCTGGCATGGCGCCTTATCGCGTCTTAACCAGTCAGCACGGAGAGCGCAGACAAGTTGAATTGGATCAGCTGGACCGGTGGCGCTTCGGAGCGGAGGTATCGGACGTCGAAAAGGTGAGGTGCTTCGCGTGGTTGGTAGAGACGCTACGGGAAAACGTTTTTTCTATTGGCCCGGAAGAGCTAGGGACTTTCTTAAGGTCTAACCGATATCAGGCATTGTATTTTGGACTGCCGCTCGAAGTCGTGTTTGTGGAGCGTTGCGATAACTGCGGGCAGGCCTTAGAACCGGGCCCTTGTTCGGACACGCTAGCCATGAATTCCTTTGTCCCTCAGGATGTACCGTACTACTGGGTGTGTCCGCATTGTGGGCTGGTACACCTCAATCCTCGGCCAGAAGAAAGCTCAATCGCCGCTCTCTACAATGTTGACTATGCCCTCTATCGTGGGAACAGAAGCAACCTTGTCAATCGCTGGGATTGGCAAGAGTTGGTTGATAGCCTTACCGAGCGTAGTGGGACCTTGTTGGACGTTGGCGGAGGGACCGGAGAATTGCGAGCGTTCATACCTTCCGGCTGGCGGTACGGCCTCTGCGAGATCAACTCTTCGGCAGCTGAACTTGCACGGGCTAATGGGGCAACTTTTGTTCACGTAGGCGACTTGGGTGCGTTGCCGCATTCTGCCCGCTGGGATGTCATAGCCATGATGCAGGTTATCGAACACCTACCCTTTTCCACATTTATGAGCTATATTGCTGCCGCGAAGAGGTTGTTGCGTAGGAACGGGAGATTGTACCTCAGTACGCCTAATGCCGGTTCGGCACTCACGCGGACTTTTGGGCTATCTTATGCGGGGATGCCGTATCACCTTTACCTTTACACGGAAACGTCGCTTCGAACGATCATTAATCAACGTTTTACTAACGCAAGTCTCACTGTAGAGCTGGGAAACGCCGTCGGGTTGCCAGGCTGGGTGAGCCACTGGCAAGGTGCCGCATTGTCGCAATCGCTTCGGAGATTGGCGGGCCAGCGCGAGTGGGTGCTTGCCCAGCACGACGACTGCTTATTTGCAACGCTCAAGTTTTGA
- a CDS encoding EamA family transporter — MTWFTWAILAAFFWGLGPVFAKMGLVKSDPFAALFVRTLAVLAALSVVGAATMSLGGLKNLDWRIWALLAAEGLAAALVGHFAYFQALKVGQVANVAPVVAAYPLVAMMLAVLLLGEKITLGRGLGAALIVLGIWLIGRG, encoded by the coding sequence GTGACTTGGTTTACGTGGGCGATACTGGCCGCGTTCTTTTGGGGTCTGGGGCCGGTTTTTGCCAAGATGGGCTTGGTCAAGAGCGACCCGTTCGCCGCCCTATTCGTGCGGACCTTGGCGGTCCTGGCGGCCCTATCGGTGGTCGGCGCGGCCACGATGAGCCTCGGGGGCCTGAAGAACCTTGATTGGCGCATCTGGGCCTTGCTGGCGGCAGAGGGGTTGGCCGCGGCGCTGGTGGGGCACTTTGCCTACTTCCAAGCCCTCAAGGTGGGGCAGGTGGCGAACGTGGCCCCGGTGGTGGCCGCCTACCCCCTAGTAGCTATGATGTTGGCGGTGCTGTTGCTGGGCGAGAAGATAACCTTAGGCCGGGGCCTGGGAGCGGCGCTGATCGTTCTGGGTATATGGCTGATCGGGAGGGGCTAG